A part of Larkinella insperata genomic DNA contains:
- a CDS encoding VCBS repeat-containing protein, with the protein MSFLAFINQLVSRLAQIGSYSLRTIILGGCTFTGAVAQPLFQLLPPGQTNVSFRNDIDENENLNVLAYEYFYNGGGIAVGDLNGDGLDDLFFTANMKPNKLYLNLGGLKFKDITKSAGAGLAGRSGGWKTGVNMADVNGDGRLDIYVCYSGKVTDEVRRNQLFINQGVSKDGTVQFLEQAKQYGLDDPGYSTQSAFFDYDNDGDLDMMLLNHNVKKYDNMELAKLRNETDELAGNKLYENKNNRFVDVSKKAGIHQYPLTFGLGIAIADVNQDGWQDIYVTNDYNESDYLYINQKDGTFKDETQMCFRHLAQFSMGIDIADYNNDGLPDIMSLDMLPEDNRRQKLLQLQENYESFELMVRQQLYKQYMRNMLQLNNGDGTFSEIAQVAGVSNTDWSWAPLLADFDNDGYKDLFITNGYLRDYTNKDFLKYWGDYKVKQAINRESVQLMDLIRAMPSTKLPNYVFKNNRDLTFTNKQMEWGFQTPTISNGAVYADLDNDGDLELIINNINEPAFIYQNLSREQHKTSYIQLKLVAKGKNTQAVGAKVTVYAKGNLQYQEAQPVRGYLSSQSARLHFGLDQVTTIDSIKVVWPDQTEQKLTQVAANQLLVVDQKDAASKARAQVAQKSHSGIFQKTEKLLSVVHEGYNENDFKRQPLMLFMYSQVGPVLAKGDVNKDGLDDLFIGGDKNTNGKIWIQQKDGTFKKNEETTIGNEEISAVSAAVFFDANGDGFDDLYVAKGGYSLFEPNTPSLQDELHINDGKGNLKRVTTALPVLHASSKSCVRVADFDNDGDLDLFVAGRVIPGRYPEPPTSYLLENDGKGQFSKVKIPFSASGMVTDAQWEDLDGDGRKDLVLCGEFMPLKVYANTKDGFVDKTSQYFPNEENGFWFSLTLADVNGDGKKDIVAGNLGENSQIKFSRKEPAELVYADFDNNGSLDPFFSFYVQGTSYPFVSRDELNDQIFPMRRKFGYYKDYSTATINEIFTAEDLSKAKKLPVTECHTVCFLAKNGQFEKQVLPLQAQFSPVTKSLVDDFDRDGFMDLLLLGNKSNNRLKIGSIDANYGCLMKGDGKGHFSYVSQPEAGLSVIGDVQSVVQLQVQQARYLVIGAFNEPIQVYRIK; encoded by the coding sequence ATGTCTTTCCTCGCGTTTATAAACCAGTTGGTTTCACGGCTGGCTCAAATCGGTAGTTACAGCCTCCGAACGATCATCCTGGGTGGTTGTACCTTTACTGGCGCTGTTGCCCAACCGTTGTTTCAACTGCTTCCGCCTGGTCAGACAAACGTCAGCTTCCGCAACGACATCGACGAAAACGAAAACCTGAACGTTCTGGCTTACGAATACTTTTACAACGGTGGGGGAATTGCCGTCGGGGATTTGAACGGCGACGGGCTCGACGATCTGTTTTTTACCGCCAACATGAAGCCTAACAAGCTCTATCTGAATCTGGGTGGATTGAAGTTTAAAGACATAACTAAAAGCGCCGGGGCTGGCCTGGCCGGTCGTTCCGGTGGCTGGAAAACCGGGGTAAACATGGCCGACGTGAACGGCGACGGGCGGCTGGATATTTACGTGTGTTATTCGGGCAAAGTGACCGATGAGGTCCGCCGGAATCAGTTGTTTATTAACCAGGGCGTTTCGAAGGACGGAACGGTGCAATTTCTGGAGCAGGCCAAACAGTACGGGCTGGACGATCCGGGGTACAGCACCCAGTCGGCTTTTTTTGACTACGACAATGACGGAGATCTGGATATGATGCTCCTGAATCACAACGTCAAGAAGTACGACAACATGGAACTGGCTAAACTGCGGAACGAAACGGACGAGCTGGCCGGTAATAAACTCTACGAAAACAAAAACAACCGCTTCGTCGATGTTTCGAAAAAAGCCGGTATTCACCAGTATCCGCTAACGTTTGGTCTGGGCATCGCCATCGCCGACGTCAACCAGGACGGCTGGCAGGATATCTACGTAACCAACGATTATAACGAGTCCGACTACCTGTACATCAACCAGAAAGACGGCACCTTCAAGGACGAAACCCAGATGTGTTTCCGGCATTTGGCCCAGTTTTCAATGGGCATCGACATTGCCGATTACAACAACGACGGTTTGCCGGATATCATGTCGCTGGACATGCTGCCGGAAGACAACCGTCGGCAGAAGTTATTGCAGCTTCAGGAGAATTACGAATCTTTTGAGCTGATGGTGCGGCAGCAGCTTTACAAGCAGTACATGCGCAACATGCTGCAGCTGAACAACGGCGATGGAACATTCAGCGAGATTGCGCAGGTCGCGGGCGTATCGAACACCGACTGGAGCTGGGCCCCGCTGCTGGCCGATTTTGACAACGACGGCTACAAGGATTTGTTTATCACGAACGGCTATTTACGGGATTACACAAACAAAGACTTTCTGAAATACTGGGGTGATTATAAAGTAAAACAGGCGATCAACCGGGAGTCGGTGCAGTTAATGGATCTGATCCGGGCGATGCCGTCGACCAAGTTGCCCAATTACGTTTTCAAGAATAATCGTGATCTGACTTTTACCAATAAACAAATGGAATGGGGGTTTCAGACGCCAACCATTTCAAACGGCGCCGTCTACGCCGATCTGGACAACGATGGCGATCTGGAATTGATCATCAACAACATCAACGAACCGGCTTTTATTTACCAAAACCTCAGCCGCGAACAACACAAGACCTCGTACATTCAGCTTAAACTGGTGGCCAAAGGCAAAAATACCCAGGCCGTTGGGGCTAAAGTGACGGTGTATGCCAAGGGCAATCTTCAGTACCAGGAGGCCCAGCCCGTTCGGGGGTACCTTTCTTCCCAGTCCGCCCGGCTTCATTTTGGCCTCGATCAGGTAACGACCATTGATTCCATCAAAGTAGTCTGGCCGGACCAGACCGAGCAGAAACTGACGCAGGTAGCCGCCAATCAACTGCTGGTGGTTGACCAGAAGGATGCGGCATCTAAAGCCAGGGCGCAGGTAGCACAGAAAAGCCACTCCGGTATTTTCCAGAAAACCGAAAAGCTCCTGTCGGTTGTGCACGAGGGCTACAACGAAAACGATTTCAAACGGCAACCCCTGATGCTGTTTATGTACTCACAGGTCGGACCGGTTTTGGCCAAAGGCGATGTTAACAAAGACGGTTTGGATGACCTCTTTATTGGCGGGGACAAAAACACGAACGGCAAAATCTGGATTCAGCAAAAAGATGGAACGTTCAAAAAGAACGAAGAGACAACCATCGGAAACGAAGAAATTTCGGCGGTTTCGGCGGCTGTATTCTTTGATGCCAACGGCGACGGGTTTGATGATTTGTACGTAGCCAAGGGCGGGTATTCCCTGTTTGAACCCAACACGCCATCGCTGCAGGATGAACTACACATCAACGACGGCAAAGGCAATTTGAAGCGCGTTACCACCGCCTTACCCGTCCTGCATGCGAGTAGTAAATCCTGCGTGCGGGTGGCCGATTTTGACAATGATGGGGATCTGGACCTGTTTGTTGCCGGGCGTGTCATTCCGGGGCGTTATCCGGAACCCCCTACTTCTTATTTGCTGGAAAACGACGGCAAAGGGCAATTCAGCAAGGTGAAAATACCATTTTCGGCCAGCGGTATGGTGACCGATGCGCAGTGGGAAGATCTGGACGGAGATGGTCGGAAAGACCTGGTGCTCTGTGGCGAATTCATGCCGCTAAAAGTTTATGCCAACACCAAAGACGGTTTTGTCGATAAAACCAGCCAGTACTTCCCGAACGAGGAAAACGGCTTCTGGTTTTCATTGACCCTTGCGGACGTGAACGGGGACGGTAAAAAGGATATTGTGGCGGGTAACCTCGGCGAAAATTCCCAGATTAAATTCTCCAGAAAAGAACCCGCCGAATTAGTTTATGCCGACTTCGACAACAACGGTTCTCTGGACCCCTTCTTCAGTTTTTACGTTCAGGGCACTTCCTATCCGTTTGTGAGCCGGGATGAGTTAAACGACCAGATTTTCCCGATGCGCCGAAAATTCGGGTATTACAAAGACTATTCAACCGCTACCATCAACGAAATATTCACAGCCGAAGACCTGAGCAAAGCCAAAAAACTACCGGTAACGGAGTGCCACACGGTTTGCTTCCTGGCTAAAAACGGCCAGTTTGAAAAACAGGTGCTGCCGTTGCAGGCCCAATTTTCCCCCGTTACCAAATCGCTGGTTGATGATTTTGATCGCGACGGATTTATGGATCTGCTCCTGCTGGGTAACAAGTCCAACAACCGGCTCAAAATTGGAAGCATAGATGCAAATTACGGCTGTCTGATGAAGGGAGACGGTAAAGGCCATTTCAGCTATGTATCCCAGCCGGAAGCCGGGTTGTCGGTCATCGGCGACGTTCAGTCCGTCGTCCAGCTACAGGTTCAGCAGGCCCGGTATCTTGTTATTGGCGCCTTCAACGAACCCATTCAGGTATATAGAATTAAATAA
- a CDS encoding SusD/RagB family nutrient-binding outer membrane lipoprotein yields MKKRLIAIVFLIGALQFSCTDNFDELNTDPTKASGTTFDPNLLLPSAQWSYVNATAGYNGPILFQSMWAQVLASTTSGAANYYSNGDKYVISSNTNSYLASTWNEGYKAASFAYEMEQLTKDNAARVNLNSIAVIMQAMCFATISDTYGDIPYTQALQGKAGTSLPVYDTQESIYKSLLSRLETATAALNPAAALPTNDAFTYKGDVAKWKKFGNSLMLKLAMRLVKVDAATAKTYAEKAAAGGVFSSVDDDAYIMADNANSYGNANAAALSTLADVYQVRWSKTMIDYLKANNDPRLSKVAEVPPAGLTANQDMATGGSTDPSVQIGLPNGYDLNGGATDISRSAGYPGPTGSGAEVTAIGKYSRPTMVYRNRNAPIFVLTYAETELLLAEAATRGFNVTGTAAQHYKNGVVGGMVALGRWGTAAAIDAATANTYADAHPLVAANALKQINEQYWATNGLLMNNSEAWNNWKRSGYPALTPVNYTGNFSGGQIPRRQPYPTTEATLNTANYQSAAGRLGSGDNWVSRVWWDK; encoded by the coding sequence ATGAAGAAGAGACTCATCGCAATAGTCTTCCTCATCGGAGCATTGCAATTCTCGTGTACAGATAATTTCGACGAACTCAATACCGACCCCACCAAAGCCTCGGGCACTACGTTTGATCCAAACCTGTTGTTGCCCAGCGCCCAGTGGAGTTACGTTAATGCTACTGCTGGCTACAATGGCCCCATTCTGTTTCAGAGCATGTGGGCACAAGTGTTGGCTTCTACAACGTCTGGCGCAGCTAACTACTACTCCAACGGTGATAAGTATGTGATCTCGAGCAACACCAACTCGTACCTGGCAAGCACCTGGAACGAGGGCTACAAGGCGGCTAGCTTCGCTTACGAGATGGAGCAGCTGACGAAAGACAATGCCGCCCGGGTCAACCTGAACAGCATTGCGGTTATCATGCAGGCAATGTGTTTTGCCACCATCAGCGATACCTACGGCGATATTCCTTATACCCAGGCGTTACAGGGCAAAGCGGGTACCAGCCTGCCGGTTTATGATACGCAGGAGAGTATCTATAAGTCGCTGCTGAGCCGGCTGGAAACCGCTACGGCGGCCCTGAACCCGGCGGCTGCCCTGCCCACCAATGATGCGTTTACTTACAAAGGCGACGTGGCGAAGTGGAAGAAGTTTGGCAACTCGCTCATGCTGAAGCTGGCGATGCGTTTGGTAAAGGTTGACGCGGCAACGGCGAAGACGTACGCCGAAAAAGCGGCTGCGGGCGGTGTGTTCAGCAGCGTCGATGACGATGCCTACATCATGGCCGATAACGCAAATAGCTACGGAAACGCAAACGCTGCGGCCTTGTCGACGCTGGCTGACGTGTATCAGGTTCGCTGGAGCAAAACGATGATCGATTACCTGAAGGCCAACAACGACCCCCGGTTGAGCAAAGTAGCCGAAGTGCCGCCCGCCGGTCTGACGGCTAATCAGGATATGGCCACCGGTGGAAGTACTGATCCGAGTGTGCAGATTGGTTTACCGAACGGCTACGACTTGAACGGCGGAGCCACCGACATCAGCCGATCGGCTGGTTATCCGGGTCCTACGGGCTCGGGAGCGGAGGTAACGGCCATCGGTAAATACTCGCGCCCAACCATGGTTTACCGCAACCGGAACGCTCCCATTTTTGTCCTTACCTACGCCGAAACCGAACTGTTGCTGGCTGAAGCGGCTACGCGCGGGTTCAACGTTACGGGTACGGCGGCTCAGCACTATAAAAACGGCGTTGTTGGTGGTATGGTAGCATTGGGAAGATGGGGTACGGCGGCCGCCATTGACGCGGCAACGGCCAACACGTACGCCGATGCTCATCCGCTGGTAGCAGCTAACGCCCTGAAGCAGATTAACGAGCAGTACTGGGCCACCAACGGTTTGCTGATGAACAACAGCGAAGCCTGGAACAACTGGAAACGTTCTGGCTATCCGGCGCTTACGCCGGTAAACTATACCGGTAACTTCTCCGGCGGTCAAATTCCGCGCCGTCAACCGTACCCAACGACGGAAGCAACGCTGAATACGGCTAATTACCAGTCAGCCGCCGGCCGACTTGGTTCTGGTGATAACTGGGTATCCCGTGTTTGGTGGGATAAATAA
- a CDS encoding SusC/RagA family TonB-linked outer membrane protein, with protein sequence MKQKLLKTIPRLLLFLGAWIICAASPSFAVDKDITGTVTDEKGNELAGATVTIKGSTRGTNTDGSGRFRISVPDDQAVLVFSYIGYTSQEVVVGSQSVINVKLNPGDMSLNEVVVTALGVSKEARTLGYAVTTVDGSALTRARETNIGNSLAGRVAGLNVKGTSSGPGGTAKILMRGMPSMNSGGSPLVVINGVPMDNTQRGSAGEWGGADGGDGLGNLNPDDIETMTVLKGQSASALWGARASNGVILVTTKKGKKGDFAVDYNMNLTTDQPINLTDFQYEYGQGLGGVKPATQAIAQQTGRLSWGAKLDGTNVIQFDGNQYPYSAQRNNIKNFYKMGSNFTNTVSVTRGGDNGSFRLSLSNLANTGIIENTGLTRKTINLTADQNITSKLSFSILGNYIDEQVKNKPILSDGPMNANNGLMLATNIDQRILAPGYNTTTGREIVFSDDEYVTNPYFVVNQFVHNVSRKRLISMVSTKYQFADWIYAQARVGYDNANDRILRAEPWGTAYTQNTRGSLQELSNAQRTELNMDALIGVNRNITTDLSLNALLGGNIRKNNYEKIGLNGGPFVLPYLYSWNNVVNYNRNYEVANTEVQSAYYSVDLAYKSFLTLSTTGRYDTYSTLPSANRSIFTPSVTGAFVFSDVVRVPNLSFGKIRAAYARTSGEPTTAYGTSVYYSVGNALNGVATGNFSDRLPNLFLKPFTKSEVELGLELRFFGSRLGFDVAYYTQKTQNEIMPANYSWATGYASGVVGTGSVQNKGVELQITGTPVRKTNLNWNVSLNLTSVRNKVLQTDANNNPITLGSNRATLGNAITAFVVGQAGPQIRAYDYKYAPNGQIMVDASGLPIRGDLINMGTVLPTLYGGLNNEFSFSNFNLSFLVDYNYGNKILSATENYAYRRGLHQATLVGREGGVTVGVVEGGAANTKSATAQDYYTALANNVTKISVVDGDFIKMRQVTFGYNLPARLLEKLPLIRTVNVSLVARNLFYFMRKTTNIDPEASFGSNLTYSGIEGANLPATRNYGVNLNIRFK encoded by the coding sequence ATGAAACAAAAGCTACTCAAAACCATACCTAGGTTATTGCTTTTCCTGGGAGCTTGGATAATCTGTGCGGCTTCCCCCAGTTTTGCTGTCGATAAGGATATCACCGGAACCGTTACCGACGAGAAAGGCAACGAACTGGCGGGCGCGACGGTTACCATCAAGGGATCCACTCGCGGAACAAACACCGACGGCAGCGGACGCTTCCGGATTTCCGTGCCCGATGACCAGGCCGTTCTGGTATTCTCCTACATCGGATATACTTCCCAGGAAGTAGTGGTGGGCAGTCAATCCGTTATAAACGTGAAACTGAATCCGGGTGACATGAGCCTAAACGAAGTAGTTGTAACGGCGCTGGGTGTATCGAAAGAAGCCCGGACGCTGGGCTACGCCGTCACAACCGTTGACGGAAGCGCGCTGACGCGGGCCCGTGAAACAAACATCGGTAACTCACTGGCGGGCCGGGTGGCCGGTCTGAACGTAAAAGGGACGAGCAGCGGCCCGGGCGGTACGGCTAAGATTCTGATGCGCGGTATGCCCAGCATGAACTCGGGTGGATCGCCACTGGTTGTTATCAACGGCGTACCGATGGACAATACCCAGCGGGGAAGCGCCGGGGAGTGGGGTGGTGCTGATGGGGGCGATGGACTCGGTAACCTGAACCCGGATGACATCGAAACCATGACGGTATTGAAAGGTCAGTCGGCATCGGCTCTGTGGGGAGCCCGGGCATCGAATGGCGTTATTCTCGTTACCACCAAGAAAGGGAAAAAAGGCGATTTCGCGGTTGATTATAACATGAACCTGACGACTGATCAGCCGATTAATCTTACGGATTTTCAGTACGAATACGGCCAGGGCCTCGGTGGGGTTAAACCCGCTACGCAGGCAATCGCGCAGCAGACCGGCCGGCTGAGCTGGGGGGCGAAGCTGGACGGAACCAATGTCATTCAGTTCGATGGCAACCAGTATCCCTACTCTGCGCAGCGGAACAACATCAAAAATTTCTATAAAATGGGGTCGAACTTCACGAATACCGTTTCGGTAACGCGTGGAGGAGATAACGGCTCTTTCCGGCTGTCCTTGTCGAATCTGGCCAACACGGGCATCATCGAAAACACGGGACTGACGCGGAAAACCATCAACCTGACGGCCGACCAGAACATCACTTCCAAGCTGAGCTTCAGCATTCTGGGTAACTACATCGACGAACAGGTGAAAAACAAGCCCATTTTGAGCGATGGACCCATGAACGCCAATAACGGTCTGATGCTGGCAACCAACATTGATCAGCGGATTCTGGCACCCGGTTACAACACGACAACCGGTCGGGAGATTGTTTTCAGCGACGACGAGTACGTAACGAACCCTTACTTTGTGGTTAATCAATTCGTCCACAACGTGAGCCGCAAACGACTGATCTCTATGGTGTCAACCAAGTATCAGTTTGCCGACTGGATTTATGCACAAGCCCGCGTAGGATACGATAACGCGAACGACCGCATCCTCAGAGCCGAACCCTGGGGAACGGCCTACACGCAAAACACGCGGGGAAGTCTGCAGGAACTTTCCAATGCGCAGCGCACCGAACTCAACATGGATGCCTTGATTGGCGTCAACCGGAATATTACGACTGACCTCTCGCTCAATGCGTTGCTGGGTGGTAACATTCGGAAAAACAATTACGAAAAAATCGGCCTGAATGGCGGTCCTTTTGTACTGCCTTATCTGTACAGCTGGAACAACGTTGTGAACTACAACCGTAACTACGAGGTTGCCAACACGGAAGTTCAATCGGCTTATTACAGTGTTGATTTAGCGTACAAATCGTTCCTGACGCTGAGCACAACGGGCCGTTATGATACGTACTCAACGCTGCCCAGCGCCAACCGGAGTATCTTTACGCCGTCGGTAACGGGTGCGTTTGTATTCTCGGATGTGGTACGCGTACCGAACCTGAGCTTTGGTAAAATTCGGGCCGCTTACGCCAGAACCAGCGGTGAGCCTACTACGGCTTACGGAACCAGTGTCTACTACAGCGTTGGTAACGCACTCAATGGCGTAGCGACGGGTAACTTCAGCGACCGACTGCCCAACCTGTTCCTGAAACCGTTCACCAAATCGGAAGTTGAGCTGGGGCTGGAACTGCGCTTTTTCGGCAGCCGCCTGGGCTTCGACGTGGCGTATTACACCCAGAAAACCCAGAATGAAATCATGCCCGCCAACTACAGCTGGGCAACGGGTTACGCCAGTGGTGTGGTAGGAACCGGTTCAGTCCAGAACAAGGGGGTTGAATTGCAGATAACGGGTACGCCGGTTCGGAAAACGAATCTGAACTGGAATGTCTCGTTAAACCTGACATCGGTTCGCAACAAAGTTCTACAAACCGACGCGAATAATAACCCGATCACGCTGGGTTCAAACCGGGCAACCCTGGGTAACGCCATTACCGCGTTTGTGGTTGGTCAGGCCGGGCCGCAGATTCGGGCCTACGATTATAAGTATGCACCGAATGGCCAAATTATGGTTGATGCGTCGGGACTACCGATCCGGGGCGACCTGATTAACATGGGAACCGTACTGCCTACTTTATACGGTGGTCTGAACAACGAATTCTCGTTCAGCAATTTCAACCTCTCGTTCCTGGTCGACTACAACTACGGCAACAAAATTCTTTCCGCAACGGAAAACTATGCCTACCGTCGGGGACTACACCAGGCAACCCTGGTAGGTCGTGAAGGTGGCGTCACAGTAGGCGTTGTGGAAGGCGGAGCTGCCAACACCAAATCGGCTACGGCGCAGGATTATTACACGGCACTGGCCAACAACGTGACCAAGATCAGCGTCGTCGATGGTGATTTCATTAAAATGCGTCAGGTAACCTTCGGGTACAATCTGCCGGCTCGTTTGCTGGAAAAGTTGCCGTTGATTCGTACGGTAAACGTTTCGCTCGTTGCCCGGAACTTGTTTTACTTCATGAGGAAGACCACCAACATCGATCCGGAGGCTTCATTTGGCTCTAACCTGACCTACTCCGGTATTGAAGGGGCCAATTTGCCAGCCACACGTAACTACGGTGTTAACCTGAACATTCGCTTTAAATAA
- a CDS encoding FG-GAP repeat domain-containing protein: MPLLKTGLVIGLFFWIASFCFVEPTPPIRTKEIRKDSADSGRQLALRYCGNCHLFPEPELLDKKTWVTGVLPNMALRLGLRLPGQDTLQPLPPAEEKAISELRVYPETPVLSRNEWQKIVAYYENKAPAEPLAQKPYQPITNGLAQFKAKEIAIGGKQVPQTTLLKFDQRTAQLYVGDAQNALYVLDGRLAPGDDLMKDTWWIDTPPTDIDFPDNAAPRLLTIGIFNPSDQKLGRLMTLERAAKPGSSVINIRDLPRPVQFASGDLNGDGKDDAVVCGFGNNAGKLFWLDGFDPAKEHVLKALPGARKVQIADFNGDKKPDIMVLMAQAREEVTIFYNQGNGRFREKTVLRFSPVFGSSYFELADFNKDGFQDILLTNGDNWDYSSTNKNYHGVRIYLNDRKDNFKETWFYPLYGASKAVARDFDNDGDLDIAATSFYSTLAQPEQGFVYLSNEGKFTFKPFTTPEAASGKWLTLEAADFDRDGDVDIALGSYFHTVGEMTQLLFKGITSFPQLLVLENQKK, translated from the coding sequence ATGCCATTGCTGAAAACCGGCCTGGTCATCGGCCTCTTCTTTTGGATAGCTTCCTTTTGCTTCGTTGAACCAACCCCTCCGATCCGTACAAAGGAAATTAGAAAAGACTCAGCCGATTCTGGCCGACAACTGGCCCTGCGGTACTGCGGCAACTGTCACCTTTTTCCGGAACCGGAACTGCTGGACAAAAAGACCTGGGTAACGGGGGTGCTTCCGAACATGGCCCTGCGGCTGGGACTTCGATTGCCCGGGCAGGATACCCTGCAACCGCTCCCACCGGCGGAAGAAAAGGCCATCAGCGAACTCCGCGTTTATCCCGAAACTCCCGTTCTTTCCAGGAACGAGTGGCAGAAAATCGTAGCCTATTATGAAAATAAGGCCCCCGCTGAACCGCTGGCCCAAAAACCGTATCAACCCATCACAAACGGGCTTGCCCAGTTCAAAGCGAAAGAAATAGCGATTGGCGGTAAGCAGGTCCCGCAAACGACGCTGCTGAAGTTTGACCAGAGAACCGCTCAGCTTTACGTGGGCGACGCACAAAACGCCCTCTACGTGCTCGATGGCCGGTTGGCCCCGGGTGATGACCTGATGAAGGATACCTGGTGGATCGATACGCCCCCCACGGATATTGACTTTCCTGACAATGCGGCTCCCCGATTGCTCACCATCGGCATTTTCAACCCGTCGGATCAGAAACTGGGTCGGTTGATGACGCTGGAAAGGGCCGCGAAACCCGGTTCGTCGGTAATTAACATTCGGGATCTGCCCCGTCCGGTTCAGTTTGCTTCCGGCGACCTGAATGGCGATGGAAAAGACGATGCCGTTGTTTGCGGGTTCGGCAATAATGCGGGAAAACTATTCTGGCTGGACGGTTTTGATCCCGCCAAAGAACACGTTTTAAAAGCACTTCCGGGCGCCCGGAAAGTCCAGATTGCCGACTTCAACGGTGACAAAAAGCCCGATATTATGGTGCTGATGGCCCAGGCGCGGGAGGAAGTCACTATTTTTTACAACCAGGGCAACGGGCGCTTCAGGGAGAAAACCGTGCTCCGTTTTTCGCCGGTTTTCGGCTCCAGCTATTTTGAACTGGCTGATTTCAACAAGGACGGTTTCCAGGACATTCTGCTCACCAATGGCGACAACTGGGATTACTCGTCTACCAACAAGAATTACCACGGCGTTCGCATTTACCTGAACGACCGTAAAGATAACTTTAAAGAAACGTGGTTTTATCCGCTGTACGGGGCCAGCAAGGCCGTAGCCCGGGATTTTGACAACGACGGTGATCTGGACATTGCCGCCACCTCTTTCTATTCCACGCTGGCCCAGCCGGAGCAGGGTTTTGTCTATTTGTCAAATGAAGGCAAATTCACTTTTAAACCGTTTACAACGCCGGAAGCCGCTTCCGGAAAATGGCTGACACTGGAAGCCGCCGACTTCGACCGGGATGGTGATGTGGACATTGCCCTGGGCTCGTACTTTCACACCGTTGGCGAAATGACCCAATTGCTTTTTAAAGGAATCACCTCGTTTCCTCAACTGCTCGTGCTGGAGAATCAGAAAAAGTAG